A genome region from Triticum aestivum cultivar Chinese Spring chromosome 2B, IWGSC CS RefSeq v2.1, whole genome shotgun sequence includes the following:
- the LOC123043186 gene encoding protein PAIR1 isoform X2, protein MQLPPSGSNFLPGAPLLLAGHRRRLAGEGKGGGADEARDQQRVRPPRRLSPPARSGGGRAGAPPASSSAASAAGNPPQAAPSQQQQAFSLPRPKLPRLPESEAFVDQTLHRPTPARHQGFGLHDDSSERMPPFPPSSACGAQEEPQQQQPVIIPSSTTLRWNPSPTDTRCRVNEDAECRFQQLSGSVHKVGMVLDSVQTDVIQLNRTMKDASVESGGVQQKFDLLEDTLQKIIKGQNDLKVLAENSMKSNSDQLNVLNSRTSKLNEMSLVVSVCPKQVQADLRELHGDIFRVLTKDMEGVVRDIRSLNTRPAAMSMLPDQNFSPNERLPRNPMLAKGSPLMNGVSVANRRPTMNQTPAANERPLMNQSPVANGRSTMNQTPVANGRSLMNQTPVKNGSPMTIPVGDGRSQLKQTPVTDGTPQRDLTPEINGRPQKDRIPVANGRPHMEQIPATKPLPARSTYATRASVLKPKVEEGMVKAAHMVGTSYRLAPAQKEKLNQKVNPQETTKKEPVKIIIDDSEHGTRMGSSEPELQGGTGGEEVKQRTQQINKGEQRGKTHPDTTQSTPSEIERHWPAENKPWHCTIDAIGGITQPRLHNATTPLRRGCIQTVTRGPDDATAPVYRRQSRRRQADKPMTLYHRRNRRRARRSDAPPPPHEPPARRPAASARQSPAAAGSARGFARRRLLGGGEGEGSRWWGGAAMTRCAAARVALGRTTRGPFFFSLPTTSTSFGTLPKWYILYCSKTKMLLATT, encoded by the exons ATGCAACTCCCTCCCTCTGGTTCAAATTTCCTTCCTGGTGCtccgctcctcctcgccggccatcgccgccgtctcgccgggGAAGGGAAGGGAGGAGGAGCCGATGAAGCGCGGGACCAACAGCGCGTGCGACCTCCGCGCCGTCTCTCTCCCCCCGCCCG GAGCGGCGGCGGGAGGGCCGGCGCGCCCCCTGCTTCTTCCtccgcggcgtcggcggcggggaatCCGCCCCAGGCggcgccgtcgcagcagcagcagGCCTTCTCGCTCCCGCGCCCGAAGCTGCCGCGGCTCCCGGAGTCGGAGGCCTTCGTCGACCAGACCCTCCACCGTCCCACGCCCGCGCGCCACCAG GGATTTGGCTTGCATGACGACTCGTCGGAGAGGATGCCTCCATTTCCTCCCAGTTCAGCATGTGGTGCACAAGAAGAACCCCAGCAGCAGCAACCGGTGATCATACCCAGCAGCACTACCCTGCGCTGGAACCCCTCTCCTACAGACACTAGAT GTCGGGTTAATGAGGACGCTGAGTGCAGGTTTCAGCAGCTGTCAGGTTCAGTACACAAGGTGGGGATGGTATTGGACTCGGTACAAACTGATGTTATTCAGTTAAACAGAACCATGAAGGACGCATCGGTTGAAT CTGGTGGTGTGCAGCAAAAGTTTGATCTCCTAGAGGATACACTTCAGAAAATT ATTAAAGGACAAAATGATCTCAAAGTACTTGCTGAAAACAGCATGAAAAGCAACTCTGATCAGCTGAATGTTCTCAACTCTCGCACCAGCAAATTGAATGAGATGTCTTTGGTCGTTTCAGTCTGTCCAAAACAAGTGCAAGCAGATTTAAGAGAGCTGCATGGTGACATCTTCAGGGTTCTTACAAAGGACATGGAG GGGGTTGTTAGAGATATCAGGTCTCTGAATACTAGGCCTGCTGCAATGTCAATGCTGCCA GACCAGAACTTCTCCCCCAATGAGAGACTACCGAGAAACCCAATGCTAGCAAAAGGAAGTCCCTTGATGAATGGAGTGTCTGTAGCAAATAGAAGACCTACAATGAACCAGACACCAGCAGCAAATGAACGACCCCTGATGAACCAATCACCAGTCGCAAATGGAAGGTCTACAATGAACCAGACACCAGTAGCAAATGGACGATCCCTGATGAACCAAACACCAGTGAAAAATGGAAGCCCCATGACGATTCCAGTAGGAGATGGAAGGTCCCAGCTGAAACAAACACCGGTAACAGATGGAACGCCCCAGAGGGATCTAACACCAGAGATAAATGGAAGGCCCCAGAAGGACCGAATACCAGTAGCAAATGGAAGGCCCCATatggaacaaataccggcaacaaaacC CCTTCCTGCACGTTCCACTTATGCTACGAGGGCGTCAGTTCTGAAGCCAAAGGTAGAAGAGGGTATGGTAAAAGCAGCTCACATGGTTGGTACAAGCTACAGGCTAGCACCTGCACAGAAAGAGAAGTTGAATCAAAAGGTCAATCCCCAAGAGACAACTAAGAAG GAACCAGTTAAAATAATCATCGATGATTCTGAACATGGAACCAG GATGGGTTCAAGTGAACCAGAATTACAGGGGGGCACAGGAGGAGAAGAGGTAAAGCAAAGAACACAACAAATAAACAAGGGAGAACAAAGAGGGAAAACACACCCCGACACAACACAAAGCACCCCCAGCGAGATCGAACGGCATTGGCCAGCCGAGAACAAGCCATGGCACTGCACCATCGACGCAATCGGAGGCATCACGCAACCAAGACTGCACAACGCCACGACACCACTGCGTCGGGGGTGCATTCAAACGGTCACGCGAGGCCCAGACGACGCCACGGCGCCTGTGTACCGCAGGCAAAGTCGGCGTCGCCAAGCAGACAAACCCATGACACTGTACCATCGACGCAATCGAAGGCGCGCACGGAGGAGCgacgcaccgccgccgccacaCGAGCCCCCTGCTCGTAGACCGGCCGCTTCGGCGCGccagagccccgccgccgccggatccgcgcggggctttgcccggcggaggctgttgggcggcggcgagggggagggaAGCCGGTGGTGGGGGGGCGCTGCGATGACGAgatgcgccgccgcccgagtcgccctggGGAGGACGACGCGGGGGCCTTTTTTCTTTTCCCTCCCAACCACTTCCACTTCGTTTGGTACTTTGCCAAAATGGTACATATTGTATTGCTCCAAAACTAAAATGTTGTTGGCTACTACATGA
- the LOC123043186 gene encoding protein PAIR1 isoform X5 — protein MQLPPSGSNFLPGAPLLLAGHRRRLAGEGKGGGADEARDQQRVRPPRRLSPPARLRPAPLRFPPPYPRPLLPLKRAAVRFRTRSGGGRAGAPPASSSAASAAGNPPQAAPSQQQQAFSLPRPKLPRLPESEAFVDQTLHRPTPARHQGFGLHDDSSERMPPFPPSSACGAQEEPQQQQPVIIPSSTTLRWNPSPTDTRCRVNEDAECRFQQLSGSVHKVGMVLDSVQTDVIQLNRTMKDASVESGGVQQKFDLLEDTLQKIIKGQNDLKVLAENSMKSNSDQLNVLNSRTSKLNEMSLVVSVCPKQVQADLRELHGDIFRVLTKDMEGVVRDIRSLNTRPAAMSMLPDQNFSPNERLPRNPMLAKGSPLMNGVSVANRRPTMNQTPAANERPLMNQSPVANGRSTMNQTPVANGRSLMNQTPVKNGSPMTIPVGDGRSQLKQTPVTDGTPQRDLTPEINGRPQKDRIPVANGRPHMEQIPATKPLPARSTYATRASVLKPKVEEGMVKAAHMVGTSYRLAPAQKEKLNQKVNPQETTKKEPVKIIIDDSEHGTSGAKAFLGKERETLMNGTSVANGRPTVNQTPVANGLPLMNQTPAENGSPMIANQAPVGDGRSQLKQTPATDGTTQRDLTPEISGTPQKDQIPVANGRPHMEQIPATKP, from the exons ATGCAACTCCCTCCCTCTGGTTCAAATTTCCTTCCTGGTGCtccgctcctcctcgccggccatcgccgccgtctcgccgggGAAGGGAAGGGAGGAGGAGCCGATGAAGCGCGGGACCAACAGCGCGTGCGACCTCCGCGCCGTCTCTCTCCCCCCGCCCGGTTAAGACCGGCCCCCCTCCGTTTCCCTCCCCCCTATCCCCGTCCGCTGCTGCCGCTGAAACGTGCGGCGGTTCGATTTCGGACCAGGAGCGGCGGCGGGAGGGCCGGCGCGCCCCCTGCTTCTTCCtccgcggcgtcggcggcggggaatCCGCCCCAGGCggcgccgtcgcagcagcagcagGCCTTCTCGCTCCCGCGCCCGAAGCTGCCGCGGCTCCCGGAGTCGGAGGCCTTCGTCGACCAGACCCTCCACCGTCCCACGCCCGCGCGCCACCAG GGATTTGGCTTGCATGACGACTCGTCGGAGAGGATGCCTCCATTTCCTCCCAGTTCAGCATGTGGTGCACAAGAAGAACCCCAGCAGCAGCAACCGGTGATCATACCCAGCAGCACTACCCTGCGCTGGAACCCCTCTCCTACAGACACTAGAT GTCGGGTTAATGAGGACGCTGAGTGCAGGTTTCAGCAGCTGTCAGGTTCAGTACACAAGGTGGGGATGGTATTGGACTCGGTACAAACTGATGTTATTCAGTTAAACAGAACCATGAAGGACGCATCGGTTGAAT CTGGTGGTGTGCAGCAAAAGTTTGATCTCCTAGAGGATACACTTCAGAAAATT ATTAAAGGACAAAATGATCTCAAAGTACTTGCTGAAAACAGCATGAAAAGCAACTCTGATCAGCTGAATGTTCTCAACTCTCGCACCAGCAAATTGAATGAGATGTCTTTGGTCGTTTCAGTCTGTCCAAAACAAGTGCAAGCAGATTTAAGAGAGCTGCATGGTGACATCTTCAGGGTTCTTACAAAGGACATGGAG GGGGTTGTTAGAGATATCAGGTCTCTGAATACTAGGCCTGCTGCAATGTCAATGCTGCCA GACCAGAACTTCTCCCCCAATGAGAGACTACCGAGAAACCCAATGCTAGCAAAAGGAAGTCCCTTGATGAATGGAGTGTCTGTAGCAAATAGAAGACCTACAATGAACCAGACACCAGCAGCAAATGAACGACCCCTGATGAACCAATCACCAGTCGCAAATGGAAGGTCTACAATGAACCAGACACCAGTAGCAAATGGACGATCCCTGATGAACCAAACACCAGTGAAAAATGGAAGCCCCATGACGATTCCAGTAGGAGATGGAAGGTCCCAGCTGAAACAAACACCGGTAACAGATGGAACGCCCCAGAGGGATCTAACACCAGAGATAAATGGAAGGCCCCAGAAGGACCGAATACCAGTAGCAAATGGAAGGCCCCATatggaacaaataccggcaacaaaacC CCTTCCTGCACGTTCCACTTATGCTACGAGGGCGTCAGTTCTGAAGCCAAAGGTAGAAGAGGGTATGGTAAAAGCAGCTCACATGGTTGGTACAAGCTACAGGCTAGCACCTGCACAGAAAGAGAAGTTGAATCAAAAGGTCAATCCCCAAGAGACAACTAAGAAG GAACCAGTTAAAATAATCATCGATGATTCTGAACATGGAACCAG cggggcgaaagcctttctCGGCAAAGAGAGGGAGACCCTGATGAACGGAACGTCTGTAGCAAACGGAAGACCTACAGTGAACCAGACACCAGTAGCAAATGGACTACCCCTGATGAACCAAACACCAGCGGAAAATGGAAGCCCCATGATCGCCAACCAGGCTCCAGTAGGAGATGGAAGGTCCCAGCTGAAACAGACACCGGCAACAGATGGAACGACCCAGAGGGATCTAACACCAGAGATAAGTGGAACTCCCCAGAAGGACCAAATACCAGTAGCAAATGGAAGGCCCCATatggaacaaataccggcaacaaaacCGTAA